One genomic segment of Nonomuraea coxensis DSM 45129 includes these proteins:
- a CDS encoding TetR/AcrR family transcriptional regulator C-terminal domain-containing protein, with amino-acid sequence MEYAGRGDPAKTMALLWEGLPAPRRGPRQRLELTAVVDAAVAAADRAGPAALSMRALAQELGIGTASLYTYVPGKAELLELMVDRVVAGQPLPDATSGWRAGLRGAAEADLAAYRAHPWLLQVSTSRTVFGPHVLARYEATLALLHGHGLAATDVVGCVAAVDAYTRGAAAAVVEAEQAPAQTGSSDDEWWERRAPFLEERMNGRFPLLAALEEAGAFGVSDTALPYTLQRALDRFSLGLGLVLDAVAGRIAASAGRAS; translated from the coding sequence ATGGAGTACGCGGGCCGCGGCGACCCCGCGAAGACCATGGCCCTGCTCTGGGAAGGGCTGCCGGCCCCCCGGCGCGGGCCCCGGCAACGGCTGGAGCTGACCGCCGTCGTGGACGCCGCCGTCGCCGCGGCCGACCGGGCCGGGCCGGCCGCGCTGTCCATGCGGGCGCTGGCCCAGGAGCTCGGGATCGGCACGGCGTCGCTCTACACGTACGTGCCGGGCAAGGCCGAGCTGCTGGAGCTGATGGTCGACCGGGTGGTGGCGGGGCAGCCGCTGCCCGACGCCACCTCGGGCTGGCGGGCCGGGCTGCGCGGCGCCGCCGAGGCCGACCTGGCCGCCTACCGGGCCCACCCGTGGCTGCTGCAGGTGTCCACCTCGCGGACCGTCTTCGGCCCCCACGTCCTCGCCAGGTACGAGGCCACGCTGGCCCTGCTGCACGGGCACGGGCTGGCCGCCACGGACGTGGTGGGCTGTGTGGCGGCGGTGGACGCGTACACGCGGGGAGCGGCGGCGGCCGTGGTCGAGGCCGAGCAGGCGCCCGCGCAGACCGGCAGCAGCGACGACGAGTGGTGGGAGCGGCGGGCGCCGTTCCTGGAGGAGCGCATGAACGGCCGGTTCCCGCTGCTCGCCGCGCTGGAGGAGGCCGGGGCGTTCGGGGTGTCGGACACCGCGCTGCCGTACACGCTGCAGCGGGCCCTGGACCGCTTCTCCCTCGGTCTCGGCCTGGTGCTCGACGCGGTGGCCGGGCGGATCGCGGCGAGCGCGGGACGCGCGTCCTGA
- a CDS encoding helix-turn-helix domain-containing protein yields the protein MTEITTGQMVRLQRERRGMSTTALATQSGCTPRHIELIEHGKRTPSLPLLREIAKVLGVRTAVLLGETPRDSHEPSRPQISDIERAMFTCRPLAPDLEPPDADQLSERVAAARSAWFTSARRYSILMAALPSLVTDAESLAAERTPRARSVATDAYLLARGVLKHLQRVDLAHLAADRAMRLAEESEDPLTIAWAYWSLGQSMLSDDMHQIAYDVARQGIELLEPHVPDGDDRHLKALGALHLLAAIGESRSGDDDRARERLRGTASRLAERVRDRSDVYDLAFFGPTNVAIHAASIENDAGRPEDVLRIADDIDLSATPSIERRTTHLGEVARACEDLGDDAASLLHLLRIERESPEELDHKLLLREMVRALARRARPSWAPEVRRLAERHGIQS from the coding sequence ATGACCGAGATCACCACCGGTCAGATGGTCCGACTCCAGCGCGAGCGAAGGGGCATGAGCACCACCGCGCTGGCCACCCAGTCCGGATGCACCCCCCGGCACATCGAGCTCATCGAGCACGGCAAACGCACCCCCTCGCTCCCCCTCCTGCGCGAGATCGCCAAGGTGCTCGGCGTGCGCACCGCCGTGCTGCTCGGCGAGACGCCCCGCGACTCGCACGAGCCCAGCAGGCCGCAGATCAGCGACATCGAGCGGGCCATGTTCACCTGCCGGCCCCTCGCGCCCGACCTCGAACCGCCGGACGCCGACCAGCTCTCCGAGCGGGTCGCGGCGGCGCGGAGCGCCTGGTTCACCTCGGCCCGGCGCTACTCGATCCTCATGGCGGCGCTGCCGTCCCTGGTCACCGACGCCGAGAGCCTGGCCGCCGAACGCACGCCGCGCGCCCGCAGCGTCGCCACCGACGCCTACCTGCTGGCCAGGGGCGTGCTCAAGCACCTGCAGCGGGTGGACCTCGCGCACCTCGCGGCCGACCGGGCGATGCGCCTCGCCGAGGAGTCGGAGGACCCGCTGACGATCGCGTGGGCGTACTGGAGCCTCGGGCAGTCGATGTTGTCCGACGACATGCACCAGATCGCCTACGACGTCGCCCGGCAGGGCATCGAGCTGCTCGAACCGCACGTCCCCGACGGCGACGACCGGCATCTCAAGGCGCTCGGCGCGCTGCACCTGCTGGCCGCCATCGGCGAGTCCCGCTCCGGCGACGACGACCGGGCGCGCGAGCGCCTCCGCGGCACCGCGAGCCGGCTCGCCGAGCGCGTACGCGACCGCTCCGACGTCTACGACCTGGCCTTCTTCGGCCCCACCAACGTCGCCATCCACGCGGCCAGCATCGAGAACGACGCCGGCCGCCCCGAGGACGTGCTGCGCATCGCCGACGACATCGACCTCTCCGCCACCCCGTCCATCGAGCGGCGCACCACCCACCTCGGGGAGGTCGCCCGCGCCTGCGAGGACCTCGGCGACGACGCCGCGAGCCTGCTCCACCTGCTGCGCATCGAGCGCGAGAGCCCCGAGGAGCTGGACCACAAGCTGCTGCTCAGGGAGATGGTCCGGGCGCTCGCGCGGCGGGCCAGGCCGTCGTGGGCGCCGGAGGTCCGCCGGCTCGCCGAGCGCCACGGCATCCAGAGCTGA
- a CDS encoding MarR family winged helix-turn-helix transcriptional regulator, giving the protein MTDHDPMAGQPAPAALRALPSRTLSLVAMQADRMVSEGLARLDARKWHYAALMALREGGAASQAELSRRTGIHRSDLVAVVNELSERGHVERSPDPADRRRNVVRLTGRGRDHLARLQEVVMSLQDELLAPLTPAEREQFSDLLIRLHEHHARR; this is encoded by the coding sequence ATGACGGACCACGACCCCATGGCGGGGCAGCCGGCCCCGGCCGCCCTGCGCGCCCTGCCCAGCCGTACGTTGTCGCTGGTCGCGATGCAGGCCGACCGGATGGTCAGCGAGGGCCTGGCCCGCCTGGACGCCCGCAAGTGGCACTACGCCGCGCTCATGGCGCTGCGCGAGGGCGGGGCCGCCAGCCAGGCCGAGCTGAGCCGGCGCACCGGCATCCACCGCAGCGACCTGGTCGCGGTCGTCAACGAGCTGTCCGAGCGCGGCCACGTCGAGCGCTCCCCCGACCCCGCCGACCGCCGCCGCAACGTCGTCCGCCTCACCGGTCGGGGCCGCGACCACCTCGCCCGGCTCCAGGAGGTCGTCATGTCCCTCCAGGACGAGCTGCTGGCCCCGCTCACGCCCGCCGAACGCGAGCAGTTTTCGGACCTCCTGATCCGCCTCCACGAGCACCACGCGCGCCGCTGA
- a CDS encoding haloalkane dehalogenase — MMIDVLDSSLFYEDSGDGVPFVFLHGNPSSSRQWRDVLPGVAAPGRRLLAPDLVGMGRSGKPDLPYRFGDHARYLDAWFDALGLEDVVLVGHDWGGALACDWAARHPGRVRGVALMEAIIRGTSLDELGEGPRRRAETIRGPEGEKLVLDGDFLIRSAYTGGVLTPLGEEELRPYLEPYPTRESRRPLLEWARSLPLDGEPADVAERVTSFGTWLGTSGEVPKLLLTFDSSPTLLITPAVAAWCADNVAALEILHVGPAGHHATEDRPGEIAAAIAAWAARHGL; from the coding sequence ATGATGATCGACGTGCTCGACTCCTCCCTCTTCTACGAGGACTCCGGGGACGGCGTCCCCTTCGTCTTCCTGCACGGCAACCCGTCCTCCTCCCGCCAGTGGCGGGACGTGCTGCCCGGCGTGGCCGCGCCCGGCCGCCGCCTGCTCGCCCCCGACCTCGTCGGCATGGGCCGCTCGGGCAAGCCCGACCTGCCCTACCGTTTCGGCGACCACGCCCGCTACCTGGACGCCTGGTTCGACGCGCTCGGACTGGAGGACGTCGTGCTGGTCGGCCACGACTGGGGCGGCGCGCTCGCCTGCGACTGGGCGGCCCGGCATCCCGGACGGGTGCGGGGCGTGGCCCTCATGGAGGCGATCATCCGCGGGACGAGCCTGGACGAGCTGGGCGAGGGCCCACGCCGCCGCGCGGAGACCATCCGCGGCCCCGAGGGCGAGAAGCTGGTGCTCGACGGCGACTTCCTCATCCGCTCCGCCTACACCGGCGGGGTGCTGACGCCGCTGGGCGAGGAGGAGCTGCGGCCCTACCTGGAGCCCTACCCGACGCGCGAGAGCCGCCGGCCGCTGCTGGAGTGGGCGCGCTCGCTGCCGCTCGACGGGGAGCCCGCCGACGTGGCCGAGCGGGTGACCTCCTTCGGCACGTGGCTGGGGACCTCCGGGGAGGTGCCGAAGCTGCTGCTCACCTTCGACTCCTCGCCGACGCTGCTGATCACCCCGGCGGTCGCGGCGTGGTGTGCGGACAACGTCGCGGCGCTGGAGATCCTGCACGTCGGACCGGCCGGGCACCACGCCACCGAGGACAGGCCGGGCGAGATCGCCGCGGCGATCGCCGCCTGGGCCGCCCGCCACGGCCTCTGA
- a CDS encoding YihY/virulence factor BrkB family protein: MASLWRRVVAVRAWGRRTVDHWRVRRLSLDHLIRGVRRYQGQNGDRLAGAVTYFAFLSFFPLVALAYAVLGYMVAASETTRQALESAITERLPGIADQLNLKAIAEAKATAGVIGLLGLLYAGLGALDALRGALREIYMTTQPPLNFFLGKLRDLSSLLLIGITMITSVLVGGFATSATDKVLHLVFGSESALATLGLRVAGVVAGLAADWALFVILLGWVAKPVQPFKVIAKGALIGAIGFGVLKQLATLLLATTLGNPVYGAFAVIVGLLVWINFSARLVLHVAAWTATAGYCPPPAPTPVPQPIVPDDSGT, translated from the coding sequence ATGGCGAGTCTGTGGCGGCGCGTCGTGGCGGTCCGGGCCTGGGGGCGCCGGACGGTCGACCACTGGCGGGTGCGCAGGCTCTCGCTCGACCACCTCATCCGGGGCGTGCGGCGCTACCAGGGCCAGAACGGCGACCGGCTGGCGGGCGCGGTCACCTACTTCGCGTTCCTGTCGTTCTTCCCGCTGGTGGCGCTGGCGTACGCGGTGCTGGGCTACATGGTGGCCGCCAGCGAGACCACCAGGCAGGCCCTGGAGTCGGCCATCACCGAGCGGCTGCCCGGCATCGCCGACCAGCTCAACCTCAAGGCCATCGCCGAGGCCAAGGCGACCGCCGGCGTCATCGGCCTGCTCGGCCTCCTCTACGCCGGGCTCGGCGCGCTGGACGCCCTGCGCGGGGCGCTGCGCGAGATCTACATGACCACCCAGCCACCGCTCAACTTCTTCCTCGGCAAGCTGCGCGACCTGTCCTCGCTCCTGCTGATCGGGATCACCATGATCACGTCCGTGCTGGTCGGCGGGTTCGCCACCAGCGCGACCGACAAGGTCCTGCACCTCGTCTTCGGCAGCGAGTCCGCCCTGGCCACCTTGGGGCTGCGGGTGGCGGGCGTGGTCGCCGGGCTCGCCGCCGACTGGGCGCTGTTCGTCATCCTGCTCGGCTGGGTGGCCAAGCCGGTCCAGCCGTTCAAGGTGATCGCCAAGGGGGCGCTGATCGGCGCGATCGGGTTCGGCGTGCTCAAGCAGCTCGCCACGCTGCTGCTCGCCACGACGCTCGGCAACCCGGTCTACGGCGCGTTCGCGGTGATCGTGGGCCTGCTCGTCTGGATCAACTTCTCGGCCCGGCTCGTCCTGCACGTGGCCGCGTGGACGGCCACGGCCGGCTACTGCCCGCCGCCCGCGCCCACGCCGGTGCCCCAGCCGATCGTCCCGGACGACTCAGGGACGTGA
- a CDS encoding D-alanyl-D-alanine carboxypeptidase family protein, with the protein MWTKTVLITAFVTSVSLTGGTAYAAPATPVGGPALGSRGLVAPEGVKKPPKTKATSYVIADVDTGQVLAAKDAHGRYLPASTLKTLTALTLIPKLDKNLRIRPSQNACNQEGSAVGLTPKATYRVDDLFKGLMMTSGNDAAMALAEVNGGLAKTMREMNEEAKRLQANDTVAKTPSGLDKPGQSSSAYDLALIARAGLANRDFLRYISTKTANFPAPKGKTYQISNHNKLLWRYQGMIGVKNGWTSKALGSFVGAATRGGHTIMVSVMRHEGYFWEEVGQLLDWGFSVRGKVTPVGQLVDPLPAAQAAAPQARASGGPVTQVTPARQPPLLDTAAQKQTDQTKAVGAAVIGGGLLFGIVWLAYGIRRRRRAGSRP; encoded by the coding sequence ATGTGGACCAAAACCGTACTGATCACGGCGTTCGTCACCTCGGTCTCGCTCACCGGCGGGACCGCGTACGCCGCCCCGGCCACCCCCGTGGGCGGCCCGGCGCTGGGCAGCCGTGGCCTGGTCGCCCCCGAGGGCGTCAAGAAGCCGCCCAAGACCAAGGCTACGTCGTACGTCATAGCGGACGTGGACACGGGCCAGGTGCTCGCCGCCAAGGACGCCCACGGGCGCTACCTGCCCGCCAGCACCCTGAAGACGCTGACCGCGCTCACCCTGATCCCGAAGCTCGACAAGAACCTCAGGATCCGGCCCAGCCAGAACGCCTGCAACCAGGAGGGCAGCGCGGTCGGGCTCACGCCGAAGGCCACGTACAGGGTCGATGACCTGTTCAAGGGCCTGATGATGACCTCGGGCAACGACGCGGCCATGGCACTCGCCGAGGTCAACGGCGGCCTCGCCAAGACCATGCGGGAGATGAACGAGGAGGCGAAGCGGCTGCAGGCGAACGACACCGTCGCCAAGACGCCGAGCGGCCTCGACAAGCCCGGCCAGAGCAGCTCGGCCTACGACCTGGCGCTCATCGCCCGCGCCGGTCTCGCCAACCGCGACTTCCTCCGCTACATCAGCACGAAGACGGCGAACTTCCCCGCCCCGAAGGGCAAGACGTACCAGATCAGCAACCACAACAAGCTGCTCTGGCGCTACCAGGGCATGATCGGCGTCAAGAACGGCTGGACCTCGAAGGCCCTCGGCAGCTTCGTCGGCGCGGCCACCCGCGGCGGCCACACCATCATGGTGAGCGTCATGCGCCACGAGGGTTACTTCTGGGAGGAGGTCGGTCAGCTCCTGGACTGGGGCTTCTCGGTGCGGGGCAAGGTGACCCCGGTCGGGCAGCTCGTGGACCCGCTGCCCGCGGCGCAGGCGGCCGCGCCGCAGGCGCGGGCCTCCGGCGGCCCGGTCACCCAGGTGACGCCCGCCCGGCAGCCGCCGCTGCTGGACACCGCCGCCCAGAAGCAGACCGACCAGACCAAGGCCGTCGGGGCGGCGGTGATCGGCGGCGGGCTGCTGTTCGGGATCGTCTGGCTCGCGTACGGGATCCGCCGCCGGCGCCGCGCCGGCTCACGTCCCTGA
- a CDS encoding SCO4848 family membrane protein: MSRKIAAFLVALGAFMIFEWINLGYNLADGHATSFYVVHGVLIAVNIVLGLVLMFLGVRALRVR, translated from the coding sequence ATGTCACGAAAGATCGCCGCGTTCCTCGTCGCTCTCGGCGCGTTCATGATCTTTGAATGGATCAACCTGGGCTACAACCTGGCCGACGGGCACGCCACGAGCTTCTACGTGGTCCACGGCGTCCTGATCGCGGTCAACATCGTGCTCGGCCTGGTCCTGATGTTCCTCGGGGTCCGCGCGCTCAGAGTGCGCTGA
- a CDS encoding peptide ligase PGM1-related protein: MSIFEPSEGTLVVVPSLSLPQDELRRIKAARSYEERLLFLLLTLREPGVKVVYLSSAPIDPGIVDYYFSFLPDPDDAAKRLTLITLDDPWSQPLTRTLLGRPDVLEQLRSAIDGDAWLVPFVLSELEEELASSLNVPIYGPATSFAHYGSKSGAREIGHEAGVPMARGFGDLRTPLEIEEAIEALPGERVIVKLNDAYSGLGNAIVTKTDRSRIDFSAGDETWETFSTKIGDRGAVVEEYIEHRPLYYPSALAAISPGGQARVLATHDQVLGGDSGQVYQGCTFPAASEYRAEVGASAERIARILAERGVVGVFGMDFFALKADAGYAALLCEINLRIGGTTHPYGAVTLTTGAVYDQDTGLLMAGDQPKFYTATDNYAAGCLRGRTPGEVMRTAERLGLGFDHERRTGNVFHLLGAIPEHGKLGFTSIGDSRREADELHALTRRLLSAL; encoded by the coding sequence TTGAGCATCTTCGAGCCGAGTGAGGGGACCCTGGTGGTCGTACCCTCGCTCTCCCTCCCCCAGGACGAGCTCCGCCGCATCAAGGCGGCCAGGTCCTACGAGGAGCGCCTGCTCTTCCTCCTGCTGACGCTCCGCGAACCCGGGGTAAAGGTGGTCTACCTCTCCTCCGCGCCCATCGATCCCGGCATCGTCGACTACTACTTCTCGTTCCTGCCCGACCCGGACGACGCCGCCAAACGGCTCACGCTGATCACGCTCGACGACCCCTGGTCCCAGCCGCTGACCAGGACCCTGCTCGGCCGTCCCGACGTGCTGGAGCAGCTGCGGTCGGCGATCGACGGCGACGCCTGGCTGGTGCCGTTCGTGCTGAGCGAGCTGGAGGAGGAGCTCGCCTCGTCACTCAACGTCCCCATCTACGGTCCGGCCACCTCCTTCGCCCACTACGGCTCCAAGAGCGGCGCCCGCGAGATCGGCCACGAGGCCGGCGTGCCCATGGCGCGCGGCTTCGGCGACCTGCGGACGCCGCTGGAGATCGAGGAGGCCATCGAGGCCCTGCCGGGCGAGCGGGTGATCGTCAAGCTCAACGACGCCTACTCGGGGCTGGGCAACGCCATCGTCACCAAGACCGACCGGTCGCGGATCGACTTCTCGGCCGGCGACGAGACCTGGGAGACCTTCTCCACCAAGATCGGCGACCGGGGCGCGGTGGTGGAGGAGTACATCGAGCACCGGCCGCTGTACTACCCGAGCGCCCTGGCGGCCATCTCGCCGGGCGGCCAGGCCCGGGTGCTGGCCACGCACGACCAGGTGCTCGGCGGCGACAGCGGCCAGGTCTACCAGGGCTGCACGTTCCCCGCGGCGTCCGAGTACCGCGCCGAGGTGGGCGCCTCGGCCGAGCGCATCGCGCGGATCCTGGCCGAGCGCGGCGTGGTGGGCGTGTTCGGCATGGACTTCTTCGCGCTCAAGGCCGACGCCGGGTACGCGGCGCTGCTGTGCGAGATCAACCTGCGCATCGGCGGCACCACGCACCCGTACGGCGCCGTCACGCTGACCACCGGCGCCGTCTACGACCAGGACACCGGCCTGCTCATGGCCGGCGACCAGCCGAAGTTCTACACCGCGACCGACAACTACGCCGCCGGCTGCCTGCGCGGCCGCACGCCGGGCGAGGTCATGCGCACGGCCGAGCGCCTCGGCCTCGGCTTCGACCACGAACGCCGCACCGGCAACGTCTTCCACCTGCTCGGCGCCATCCCCGAGCACGGCAAGCTGGGCTTCACCTCGATCGGCGACTCCAGGAGGGAGGCGGACGAGCTGCACGCGCTCACCCGGCGTCTCCTCAGCGCACTCTGA